The DNA sequence AGGATCAACGGGCTGGGCTATCACTACGCGGTCCTCGTTCAGGACAACTGCACGGGCTGTGTGAACTGCGCGCTCGTCTGTCCCGACACGGTGATCAGGGTCTATCGGGCGCCCAAAAAAGCGAGGCCGGACGCCTCCGAGCCGGCGGTCAGACAGGAAGGGCGGCCGGTGAAATCTGTTACGGCACCGATGGCGGTGGGGAGGGTCGACTTATGAGCGATATCCGGTTGATGAAAGGTAATGAAGCGCTCGCGGAAGCGGCGATTCGCGCCGGCTGCCGGGGATATTTCGGCTATCCGATCACGCCGCAATCCGAGATACTTGAATACCTCGCGGATGAGGGACGAAGGCGCGGAATGGTCGTCCTGCAGGTCGAGAGCGAGGTTGCTGCAATCAACATGGTGTATGGGGGGGCCGGAGCCGGCATGCGCGTGATGACTTCTTCTTCGAGCCCCGGCATCAGTCTGATGCAGGAGGGCTTGTCGTATATCGCCAGCGCAGAGCTCCCCTGCCTGGTGGTCAACGTCAACAGGGGCGGGCCCGGTTTGGGAACGATCCAGCCTTCG is a window from the Bacteroidota bacterium genome containing:
- a CDS encoding ferredoxin family protein, translated to MKSIRGTVVIDIESCKGCELCIEACAQKSLALSPRINGLGYHYAVLVQDNCTGCVNCALVCPDTVIRVYRAPKKARPDASEPAVRQEGRPVKSVTAPMAVGRVDL